From a region of the Corallococcus silvisoli genome:
- a CDS encoding long-chain fatty acid--CoA ligase: MLTGRMMDFPLTLTHFLERARTYYAAQEIVSRNPDKSLHRYTYADFHRRVSQLANALTRLGVKPGDRVASLSWNHHQHLEVYIGVPAMGAVMHTLNLRLHPNDLAYIARHAEDMVVVVDRSLLPLVEKFEKAAGCIKHVIVIPDDGPVPEGRLDYEQLLAAEEGTFAFPRLDENSAAMLCYTSGTTGNPKGVLYSHRSIVLHTLVCCLPEVLGLRESDTVLAVVPMFHAAAWGLPFDALLTGSKQVLPGPHLDPQSLLELMQGERVTVAGGVPTIWLGILAQLDREPGRWDLSTMRHMVIGGSAAPPALIDGFRKRHGQNVLHAWGMTEMNPVGTLARLKGDLRTASPEAQLEAYASQGYSVPFVETRHVSDSGEVLPWDGQAMGELEVRGPMVAASYFGDEGQDRFTKDGWFKTGDVVTIDPAGYLHITDRSKDVIKSGGEWISSVALENALMSHPSVLEAAVFAGRHARWDERPLAAVVFKAGQQATKEELTAHLEKQFAKWWLPDDFLFVSQIPRTSTGKFLKMKLREDFGDHLLKAPVAS; encoded by the coding sequence ATGCTCACCGGTCGCATGATGGACTTCCCTCTCACCCTGACGCACTTCCTGGAGCGCGCGCGCACGTACTACGCGGCGCAGGAGATCGTCAGCCGCAATCCGGACAAGTCCCTGCACCGCTACACGTACGCGGACTTCCACCGGCGCGTCAGCCAGCTGGCGAACGCGCTGACGCGGCTGGGGGTGAAGCCAGGGGACCGGGTGGCGTCGCTGAGCTGGAACCACCACCAGCACCTGGAGGTCTACATCGGGGTGCCGGCGATGGGCGCGGTGATGCACACGCTCAACCTGCGGCTGCACCCCAACGACCTGGCCTACATCGCGCGCCACGCGGAGGACATGGTGGTGGTGGTGGACCGCTCGCTCCTGCCGCTGGTGGAGAAGTTCGAGAAGGCGGCCGGCTGCATCAAGCACGTCATCGTCATCCCGGATGACGGCCCGGTGCCGGAGGGGCGGCTGGACTACGAGCAGCTGCTGGCGGCGGAGGAAGGCACCTTCGCCTTCCCCCGGCTGGATGAGAACAGCGCGGCGATGCTCTGCTACACGTCCGGGACGACGGGCAACCCGAAGGGGGTGCTCTACAGCCACCGCTCCATCGTGCTGCACACGCTGGTGTGCTGCCTGCCGGAGGTGCTGGGGCTGCGGGAGTCGGACACGGTGCTGGCGGTGGTGCCCATGTTCCACGCGGCGGCGTGGGGCCTGCCGTTCGACGCGCTGCTCACGGGTTCGAAGCAGGTGCTGCCCGGGCCGCACCTGGATCCCCAGTCGCTGCTGGAGCTGATGCAGGGCGAGCGGGTCACGGTGGCGGGCGGCGTGCCCACCATCTGGCTGGGCATCCTGGCGCAGCTGGACCGGGAGCCGGGCAGGTGGGACCTGAGCACGATGCGGCACATGGTGATTGGCGGCTCCGCGGCGCCGCCGGCGCTCATCGACGGGTTCCGCAAGCGCCACGGGCAGAACGTGCTGCACGCCTGGGGCATGACGGAGATGAACCCGGTGGGCACGCTCGCGCGGCTCAAGGGGGACCTGCGCACCGCCTCGCCGGAGGCGCAGCTGGAGGCATACGCGTCGCAGGGCTATTCGGTGCCCTTCGTGGAGACGCGCCACGTGAGCGACAGCGGCGAGGTGCTGCCCTGGGACGGCCAGGCGATGGGCGAGCTGGAGGTGCGCGGGCCCATGGTGGCGGCGTCCTACTTCGGCGACGAGGGCCAGGACCGCTTCACGAAGGACGGGTGGTTCAAGACGGGCGACGTGGTGACCATCGACCCGGCGGGCTACCTGCACATCACCGACCGCAGCAAGGACGTCATCAAGTCCGGCGGCGAGTGGATCAGCTCCGTGGCGCTGGAGAACGCGCTGATGTCGCACCCCAGCGTGCTGGAGGCGGCGGTGTTCGCGGGCCGGCACGCCAGGTGGGACGAACGGCCGCTGGCGGCGGTGGTGTTCAAGGCGGGGCAGCAGGCGACGAAGGAGGAGCTGACCGCGCACCTGGAGAAGCAGTTCGCGAAGTGGTGGCTGCCGGATGACTTCCTCTTCGTGTCCCAGATTCCGCGCACGTCGACGGGGAAGTTCCTGAAGATGAAGCTGCGGGAGGACTTCGGGGACCACCTGCTGAAGGCGCCTGTCGCGTCCTGA
- a CDS encoding 6-phosphofructokinase, with product MKVAVLTGGGDCPGLNAVIRAIVRRASEHGFEMMGLRDGWKGLLDDNHFRLTRETTSGILHRGGTILGTSRVNPFKVENGLERVKRAIERNGIHAVIAIGGEGTLSAATRMSQEGVRIVGVPKTIDNDLNGTDFTFGFDTAVSIATEAVDRLHSTAESHKRVIVCEVMGRHVGWIATYAGIAGGADVILVPEIPADLEAVAQHLQRRNAGGRTFSIVVVAEGTRIKLSAEQNEQLVTTGALDEAGRPRLGGVGNIVAAEIERRTGFETRVSVLGHIQRGGAPTAHDRVLATRFGVHACDMVARGEFGKMAALRGNDIVSEHLSEATRELKRVPKEFFEVAQVFFG from the coding sequence ATGAAAGTCGCCGTGCTCACCGGTGGCGGGGATTGCCCCGGCCTCAATGCGGTCATTCGCGCCATCGTCCGCCGTGCCAGCGAGCACGGCTTCGAGATGATGGGCCTGCGCGATGGATGGAAGGGCCTGCTGGACGACAACCACTTCCGCCTCACGCGGGAGACGACGTCCGGCATCCTCCACCGGGGTGGCACCATCCTGGGGACCTCGCGGGTCAACCCGTTCAAGGTGGAGAACGGCCTGGAGCGCGTGAAGCGCGCCATCGAGCGCAATGGCATCCACGCGGTCATCGCCATTGGCGGCGAGGGCACGCTGTCCGCCGCCACGCGCATGTCCCAGGAGGGCGTGCGCATCGTCGGCGTGCCCAAGACCATCGACAACGACCTCAACGGCACCGACTTCACCTTCGGCTTCGACACCGCGGTGTCCATCGCCACGGAGGCGGTGGACCGGCTGCACTCCACCGCGGAGTCGCACAAGCGCGTCATCGTCTGCGAGGTGATGGGCCGGCACGTCGGGTGGATCGCCACCTACGCGGGCATCGCGGGCGGCGCGGACGTCATCCTCGTCCCGGAGATTCCCGCCGACCTGGAGGCCGTCGCCCAGCACCTCCAGCGCCGCAACGCGGGGGGGCGCACCTTCTCCATCGTCGTGGTGGCGGAGGGCACGCGCATCAAGCTGTCCGCGGAGCAGAACGAACAGCTGGTCACCACCGGCGCCCTGGACGAAGCGGGCCGGCCGCGCCTGGGCGGCGTGGGCAACATCGTCGCCGCGGAGATTGAACGACGCACCGGCTTCGAGACGCGCGTCTCCGTGCTGGGCCACATCCAGCGCGGCGGCGCCCCCACGGCGCACGACCGGGTGCTCGCCACCCGGTTCGGCGTGCATGCGTGCGACATGGTCGCCCGCGGCGAGTTCGGCAAGATGGCCGCCCTGCGCGGCAACGACATCGTCAGCGAGCACCTCTCCGAGGCCACCCGCGAGCTCAAGCGCGTCCCCAAGGAGTTCTTCGAGGTCGCGCAGGTCTTCTTCGGCTGA
- a CDS encoding lytic transglycosylase domain-containing protein: protein MGRKRAMGGIDIPGWAWLVPCALLPVVLLNLGVAWLGGTQVSPLSFSFLQTKARALGAYVAHRPACVLDEHPPLEPLIAEAERRHGIPPGLLKALIQVESETRVHRISPAGAMGPGQLMPDTAALMRVEDPFDPAPSVDASGRYLAEQLRRFRNVPLAVAAYNAGPGAVNGRVPHNGETEFYVAKVLAAYARTRPPAPVVVKRPAVEAPVKAVERAAVSQARPPAPVKRPAAEAPAKAVERAAVTQAAAKKARPPGADVKPPAAPKVTAPVKKPAPRPATGDKPPARIASATK, encoded by the coding sequence GTGGGACGCAAGCGGGCCATGGGCGGCATCGACATTCCGGGATGGGCGTGGCTGGTGCCGTGCGCGCTGCTGCCGGTGGTGCTGCTCAACCTGGGCGTGGCCTGGCTGGGTGGAACGCAGGTGTCGCCCCTGTCCTTCTCCTTCCTCCAGACGAAGGCCCGCGCCCTGGGGGCGTACGTGGCGCACCGGCCGGCGTGCGTGCTGGACGAGCACCCGCCGCTGGAGCCGCTCATCGCGGAGGCGGAGCGCCGCCACGGGATTCCGCCAGGGCTCCTGAAGGCGCTCATCCAGGTGGAATCCGAGACGCGGGTGCACCGCATCTCGCCCGCGGGGGCGATGGGCCCCGGACAGCTGATGCCGGACACGGCGGCGCTGATGCGGGTGGAGGACCCCTTCGACCCCGCGCCTTCCGTGGACGCGAGCGGCCGCTACCTGGCGGAGCAGCTGCGCAGGTTCCGGAACGTGCCCCTGGCGGTGGCCGCGTACAACGCGGGGCCCGGCGCGGTGAACGGGCGCGTGCCGCACAACGGGGAGACGGAGTTCTACGTCGCCAAGGTGCTCGCGGCCTACGCGCGCACAAGGCCACCAGCGCCAGTGGTGGTGAAGCGTCCCGCCGTCGAGGCTCCGGTCAAGGCAGTGGAGCGCGCCGCCGTCAGCCAGGCCAGACCGCCAGCGCCCGTGAAGCGCCCCGCCGCGGAGGCACCCGCCAAGGCAGTGGAGCGCGCCGCCGTCACGCAGGCCGCCGCGAAGAAGGCCCGGCCGCCCGGCGCGGACGTGAAGCCGCCCGCCGCGCCGAAGGTGACGGCACCCGTGAAGAAGCCAGCGCCCCGGCCGGCCACCGGCGACAAGCCCCCCGCGAGGATCGCGTCCGCGACGAAGTAG
- a CDS encoding CHAT domain-containing tetratricopeptide repeat protein — translation MRWILGWMVVLALGCAARMPAGVEGQLLEAQRTYDAALALYDAGRYAEAVAPGERSLALREAVFGGAHREVATCLNLLGEAYRLQGDFARAGVVHERALAIREAAVSDDAVDSVVVSSLLAFAASPVMEPDRQPGGYYSHEHALSRRQNNLFSLDKRRRTGAMASQEAVLSENQFAYAQSLNNLAMLYQDQGLYSRAEPLYVRALELRETVLGMSHLTVADSLNNLALLYREQGLYGRAEPLYVRALSIRESALGKAHPSVADSLDTLATLYQDQGQYGRAEPLYERARSIREESLGKRHPRVADSLNNLANLYQDQGLYDRAEPLYTRALSIREAAPDGNPSDLAASLNNLATLYQAQGLIDRAEPLFARALVLWETSLGKRHPHVAALLNNLATLYRKQGRYDRAEPLYVRALSIWEEVLGRNHPDVAGALSNLANLYRDQGQYGRAEPLYERALSIREAVLGRNHPDLAASLNNLALLRLAQRRLDAAVPLFTRAFAVSEQRLRREALEFSEARLASFLQLLRVDEEHLYALLRAHPESAEVRRLALSAALLLKGRSVEETADISRAVYRSLGDEERGTFARLRGLRSQLASLSLHGPGALPPSAYQRQLEALATQGDALEATLARRSAPLRALAALPTPEDIVDRVAAALPEDGALVEFITYEDRPLVPGARTSSAQLRCMALVLLPDASIRTLDLGPAEPIEAAASRMRDALARRDAAFDASSQALYQLAFQPLLPLLGKAHRLFLSPDGQLALVPFAALHDGQRFLVDTYDFTYLTSGKDLLPRPQPPRSASSVVVLADPAFRPGLQATAEAPASADAWAERSAPTRPEDLRMRDWAPVPLPGSREEAEAIQRLFPRAQLYLGPKATKERLLRMTTPGILHLATHGFFLEDAATQENTRAIAHFGALGEDARAPRPPDPLLRSGLLLAGERAQAASSASDSGSSADSSLVTALELAGLDLWGTQLVVLSACDTGRGDVRRGQGVYGLRRAFLVAGAETVVMSLWKVDDATTRTLMETYYRHLLAGQGLATALREAMRELRQAQPHPHYWAPFIAMGRDTPLRLLEAAARQP, via the coding sequence GGACTTCGCGCGGGCCGGGGTGGTGCACGAGCGCGCGTTGGCCATCCGGGAAGCCGCGGTGAGCGACGACGCCGTGGACTCCGTCGTCGTGAGCTCCCTGCTCGCCTTCGCGGCCTCCCCGGTGATGGAGCCGGACCGGCAGCCCGGGGGCTATTATTCGCACGAGCACGCCCTGTCCCGGCGGCAGAACAACCTGTTCAGCCTGGACAAGCGCCGCCGCACGGGCGCGATGGCCAGCCAGGAGGCGGTCCTCAGCGAGAACCAGTTCGCCTACGCCCAGTCCCTCAACAACCTGGCCATGCTCTACCAGGACCAGGGCCTCTACAGCCGGGCGGAGCCGCTCTACGTGCGCGCGCTCGAGCTCCGGGAGACGGTGCTGGGCATGTCCCACCTCACCGTCGCGGACTCGCTCAACAACCTGGCGCTGCTCTACCGGGAGCAGGGGCTGTACGGCCGGGCGGAGCCGCTCTACGTGCGCGCGCTGTCCATCCGGGAGTCGGCCCTCGGCAAGGCGCATCCGTCGGTCGCGGACTCGCTCGACACCCTGGCCACGCTCTACCAGGACCAGGGGCAGTACGGCCGGGCGGAGCCGCTCTACGAGCGCGCGCGCTCCATCCGCGAGGAGTCCCTGGGCAAGCGGCATCCCCGGGTCGCGGACTCCCTCAACAACCTGGCCAACCTCTACCAGGACCAGGGGCTGTATGACCGGGCGGAGCCGCTGTACACGCGGGCCCTCTCCATCCGGGAGGCGGCGCCGGACGGCAACCCCTCCGACCTCGCGGCGTCGCTCAACAACCTGGCCACGCTCTATCAGGCGCAGGGGTTGATCGACCGGGCGGAGCCGCTGTTCGCGCGCGCGCTCGTCCTCTGGGAGACGTCGCTCGGCAAGCGCCATCCCCACGTCGCCGCGCTGCTCAACAACCTGGCCACCCTGTATCGCAAGCAGGGCCGGTACGACCGGGCGGAGCCGCTCTATGTGCGCGCGCTCTCCATCTGGGAGGAGGTGCTTGGCCGGAACCATCCGGATGTCGCCGGCGCGCTCAGCAACCTGGCCAACCTCTACCGGGACCAGGGGCAGTACGGCCGGGCGGAGCCGCTCTACGAGCGCGCTCTCTCCATCCGTGAGGCCGTCCTGGGCCGCAACCACCCGGACCTCGCGGCGTCGCTCAACAACCTGGCCCTGCTGCGGCTGGCCCAGCGGCGCCTGGACGCGGCGGTGCCGCTGTTCACGCGGGCCTTCGCCGTCTCCGAGCAGCGCCTTCGCCGGGAGGCGCTGGAGTTCTCCGAGGCGCGGCTGGCCAGCTTCCTCCAGCTGCTGCGCGTCGACGAGGAGCACCTGTACGCGCTGCTGCGCGCGCACCCCGAATCCGCGGAGGTCCGGCGTCTGGCATTGAGCGCCGCGCTGCTCCTCAAGGGCCGCTCCGTGGAGGAGACCGCGGACATCTCCCGGGCGGTCTACCGGAGCCTGGGGGACGAGGAGCGCGGCACCTTCGCGCGGCTGCGCGGGCTGCGCAGCCAGCTGGCGAGCCTGTCGCTCCACGGGCCCGGTGCGCTCCCGCCCTCGGCCTACCAGCGGCAGCTCGAGGCCCTGGCCACGCAGGGCGATGCGCTGGAGGCCACCCTCGCCCGGCGCTCGGCGCCCCTGCGCGCGCTGGCCGCGCTGCCCACGCCCGAGGACATCGTCGACCGTGTCGCCGCGGCCCTGCCGGAGGACGGGGCGCTCGTGGAGTTCATCACGTACGAGGATCGCCCCCTCGTTCCGGGCGCGCGCACCTCCTCGGCCCAGCTGCGCTGCATGGCGCTGGTGCTGCTGCCCGACGCGAGCATCCGGACGCTCGACCTGGGCCCGGCGGAGCCCATCGAGGCCGCCGCCTCGCGCATGCGGGACGCGCTGGCCCGCCGGGATGCCGCCTTCGACGCGTCCTCCCAGGCGCTCTACCAGCTCGCCTTCCAGCCGCTGCTGCCGCTCTTGGGGAAGGCCCACCGCCTCTTCCTGTCGCCGGATGGTCAGCTGGCCCTGGTCCCCTTCGCGGCGCTGCACGACGGCCAGCGGTTCCTGGTCGACACCTACGACTTCACCTACCTCACGTCCGGCAAGGACCTGCTGCCCCGTCCCCAGCCGCCCCGCTCCGCGTCGTCCGTGGTCGTCCTGGCGGACCCGGCCTTCCGCCCGGGGCTCCAGGCCACGGCCGAGGCTCCGGCGAGCGCGGACGCGTGGGCCGAGCGCTCCGCTCCCACGCGGCCCGAGGACCTGCGGATGCGTGACTGGGCCCCGGTGCCCCTGCCGGGCTCCCGTGAGGAGGCGGAGGCCATCCAGCGCCTCTTTCCCCGGGCCCAGCTCTATCTGGGGCCCAAGGCGACCAAGGAGCGGCTGCTGCGGATGACCACGCCCGGCATCCTCCACCTGGCCACGCACGGCTTCTTCCTGGAGGACGCCGCCACCCAGGAGAACACCCGCGCCATCGCCCACTTCGGCGCGCTGGGCGAGGACGCCCGGGCGCCGCGCCCTCCGGACCCCCTGTTGCGTTCGGGCTTGCTCCTCGCGGGGGAGCGCGCGCAAGCGGCGTCCAGCGCCAGTGACTCCGGGTCCTCCGCTGACAGCTCGCTGGTGACGGCCCTGGAGCTGGCGGGGCTGGACCTGTGGGGCACCCAGCTGGTGGTTCTCTCCGCCTGCGACACGGGCCGGGGCGACGTCCGGCGGGGGCAGGGCGTCTACGGCTTGCGCCGGGCCTTCCTCGTCGCGGGCGCGGAGACGGTGGTGATGAGTCTCTGGAAGGTGGACGACGCGACGACGCGCACGCTGATGGAGACCTACTACCGCCACCTGTTGGCGGGGCAGGGCCTGGCCACGGCGCTGCGCGAGGCGATGCGGGAGCTGCGACAGGCCCAGCCCCATCCCCACTACTGGGCGCCCTTCATCGCCATGGGACGGGACACGCCGCTGCGCCTGCTCGAAGCAGCGGCGCGTCAGCCGTAG
- a CDS encoding FHA domain-containing protein, translated as MPSVQQLRPFAYAPVQAFLQASGPVVLIQQPPEPVFQQVALRLAEARTVGMAHRSRLVDRLLVMLQGFDALEVHFLGPERDGQEMKVGRMDGCALLVHDPSVSKQHAVLRWHAAQGSCSVMDLGSMNGTWLNAGALGEGEVRMLTDGDALSFGDAQFLYLRAETLHSHLRLASPGGGL; from the coding sequence ATGCCCTCCGTCCAACAGCTCCGCCCGTTCGCCTACGCGCCCGTGCAGGCCTTCCTGCAAGCCTCCGGCCCGGTGGTGCTCATCCAGCAGCCGCCAGAGCCGGTGTTCCAGCAGGTGGCGCTGCGGCTGGCGGAGGCGCGCACGGTGGGCATGGCGCACCGCTCGCGGCTGGTGGACCGGCTGCTGGTGATGCTCCAGGGGTTTGACGCGCTGGAGGTCCACTTCCTGGGGCCGGAGCGGGACGGGCAGGAGATGAAGGTGGGGCGCATGGACGGGTGCGCGCTGCTGGTGCACGACCCGTCGGTGTCGAAGCAGCACGCGGTGCTGCGCTGGCACGCGGCGCAGGGGTCGTGCTCGGTGATGGACCTGGGCTCCATGAACGGCACCTGGCTGAACGCCGGCGCGCTGGGCGAGGGCGAGGTGCGGATGCTCACGGACGGGGACGCGCTGTCCTTCGGGGACGCGCAGTTCCTGTACCTCCGGGCGGAGACGCTGCACTCGCACCTGCGGCTCGCCAGCCCCGGCGGCGGGCTGTGA
- a CDS encoding metallophosphoesterase, whose protein sequence is MGRLLVLLWVYLGAYLVLRRLWPAVTRGWRQGVLLGLMGVALATWLVPALTGYGLHHTPPLLAPLKLFAVVWSIAALLVMLAGLPFLVLKLRAERRQQAAPPGVDLGRRDLLMKAGQAVPVLAVGASGVGVVGGSLGFTVREVEVKLRGLPAALDGFRIGQITDVHVGPFISPEYLRGAVEAMNTAGVDLQVMTGDLIDDVNQVEETMAALASTTARHGMLAILGNHEHWRGLDEVLGGYEQLARRGAPVRLLVDEAHVLEHGGQRVRVVGVDFPISSRGRAGRDSRWKQSAETAFADGHPDDVVLCLSHHPDFFSYAAERGARLTLAGHTHGGQVALLGIPLFGFVFKHMLGRYRFRDSHLYVSGGTGHWLPFRIGIPPEVTLLTLRSA, encoded by the coding sequence ATGGGAAGGCTGCTGGTCCTGCTGTGGGTCTATCTGGGCGCTTACCTCGTGCTGCGCAGGTTGTGGCCCGCCGTCACCCGCGGCTGGCGCCAGGGCGTGCTCCTGGGCCTGATGGGCGTGGCGCTCGCGACCTGGCTGGTGCCCGCGCTGACGGGCTACGGCCTCCACCACACGCCGCCGCTCCTGGCGCCGCTGAAGCTGTTCGCCGTCGTCTGGAGCATCGCCGCGCTCCTGGTGATGCTGGCGGGCCTGCCCTTCCTGGTGCTGAAGCTGCGCGCCGAACGCCGCCAGCAGGCCGCGCCCCCGGGCGTCGACCTGGGGCGTCGCGACCTCCTGATGAAGGCCGGCCAGGCCGTGCCCGTGCTCGCCGTGGGCGCGAGCGGCGTGGGCGTCGTGGGTGGCAGCCTGGGCTTCACCGTGCGCGAGGTGGAGGTGAAGCTGCGCGGCCTCCCCGCCGCGCTCGACGGCTTCCGCATCGGGCAGATCACCGACGTCCACGTGGGCCCCTTCATCTCCCCGGAGTACCTGCGCGGCGCCGTGGAGGCGATGAACACCGCCGGAGTCGATCTCCAGGTGATGACGGGCGACCTCATCGACGACGTGAACCAGGTCGAGGAGACGATGGCCGCCCTCGCCTCCACGACGGCGCGCCACGGCATGCTCGCCATCCTGGGCAACCACGAGCACTGGCGCGGACTCGACGAGGTCCTGGGCGGCTATGAGCAGCTGGCCCGGCGCGGAGCCCCGGTGCGCCTGCTCGTGGACGAGGCCCACGTGCTGGAACACGGCGGCCAGCGCGTGCGCGTGGTGGGCGTGGACTTCCCCATCTCCAGCCGCGGCCGCGCCGGGCGCGACAGCCGCTGGAAGCAGTCCGCGGAGACGGCCTTCGCGGACGGCCACCCGGACGACGTGGTCCTCTGCCTCTCCCACCACCCGGACTTCTTCTCCTACGCCGCCGAGCGCGGCGCGCGCCTCACGCTCGCCGGCCACACCCACGGCGGCCAGGTGGCCCTCCTGGGGATTCCGCTGTTCGGCTTCGTCTTCAAGCACATGCTCGGCCGCTACCGCTTCCGCGACAGCCACCTGTACGTCTCCGGCGGCACGGGGCACTGGCTCCCCTTCCGCATCGGCATCCCCCCCGAGGTGACGCTGCTCACGCTGCGCAGCGCCTGA
- a CDS encoding glucosamine-6-phosphate deaminase translates to MNLRVFETEQEAATTCAARIAEAVRHTPELVLGLVTGRSPLNVYRSLVELAARGALDLSRATTFNVDEFLGLPPEDAGSFRAYMDRHLFRHVNLSTERIHFLDGCAPDAEGECARYDAALAAAGGLDLLLLGVGPNGHIAFNEPGEVLTAMSHRARLSRETRLSHVLAFGDDPSRVPMAALTLGMAAVLQARKVVVLAFGVNKAAAVTAMVHGPLTPRCPASFLQLHRDVEVWMDTGAAGGLQASRKG, encoded by the coding sequence ATGAACCTACGGGTGTTCGAAACGGAGCAGGAGGCGGCCACCACCTGCGCGGCGCGTATCGCCGAGGCCGTGAGGCACACGCCGGAGCTGGTGCTGGGGCTGGTCACGGGGCGCTCACCCCTCAACGTCTACCGGAGTCTCGTGGAGCTGGCGGCCCGGGGGGCGCTGGACCTGTCGCGGGCGACCACGTTCAACGTGGACGAGTTCCTGGGCCTGCCGCCGGAGGACGCGGGCAGCTTCCGCGCGTACATGGACCGGCACCTGTTCCGGCATGTGAATCTGTCAACGGAGCGGATCCACTTCCTCGACGGGTGCGCGCCGGACGCGGAGGGTGAGTGCGCGCGCTATGACGCGGCGCTCGCGGCGGCGGGCGGGTTGGACTTGCTGCTGCTGGGGGTGGGGCCCAATGGCCACATCGCGTTCAACGAACCCGGCGAGGTGCTGACGGCGATGAGCCACCGCGCGCGCCTGTCGCGGGAGACGCGGCTGTCGCACGTGCTGGCGTTCGGGGATGATCCGTCTCGCGTGCCCATGGCGGCGCTGACGCTGGGCATGGCGGCGGTGCTCCAGGCGCGCAAGGTGGTGGTGCTGGCGTTCGGGGTGAACAAGGCGGCGGCGGTGACGGCGATGGTGCACGGGCCGCTGACGCCCCGGTGCCCGGCGTCCTTCCTCCAGCTCCACCGCGACGTGGAGGTGTGGATGGACACGGGCGCGGCGGGCGGCCTCCAGGCTTCCCGGAAGGGCTGA
- a CDS encoding carboxypeptidase-like regulatory domain-containing protein, with translation MIDEVDLRMKAWVGRIATETPVYLGVPDRESLDRGVCLYLLELGPAPPTRAGKRGALGFTVCYLVTVGAETPERAHRLLGDLVFAAMSDKELEVDLSPVPAALWAGLRSVPRPSFRLRVQVRKEQPLAGVRCLSLVDAPEGTAPLLGQVVGPGNEPIGGAWVALPALRLSTRTDAQGHFRFASLPPVESLGSLEVRAEGEVLSVASEVLATEPAPLVIRMPVKEG, from the coding sequence ATGATCGACGAAGTCGATCTACGCATGAAGGCGTGGGTGGGCCGTATTGCCACGGAGACCCCCGTGTATCTGGGCGTGCCCGATCGCGAGTCCCTGGACCGGGGTGTCTGCCTTTACCTGCTGGAGCTGGGGCCCGCGCCCCCGACCCGGGCCGGGAAGCGGGGGGCCCTGGGCTTCACGGTCTGCTACCTGGTGACGGTGGGGGCGGAGACGCCGGAGCGCGCGCACCGGCTGCTGGGCGATCTGGTCTTCGCCGCCATGAGTGACAAGGAATTGGAGGTGGACCTGAGTCCGGTGCCGGCCGCGCTCTGGGCGGGGCTCCGCTCCGTGCCGCGTCCCTCCTTCCGCCTGCGCGTGCAGGTGCGCAAGGAGCAACCCCTGGCGGGCGTGAGGTGTCTGTCGTTGGTGGATGCTCCGGAGGGGACCGCGCCGCTGCTGGGGCAGGTGGTGGGGCCGGGGAACGAGCCCATCGGGGGGGCGTGGGTGGCCTTGCCTGCCCTGCGATTGAGTACGCGCACGGATGCGCAGGGGCACTTCCGCTTCGCCAGCCTGCCCCCGGTGGAGTCATTGGGCAGCCTGGAGGTGCGGGCGGAGGGAGAGGTGCTGTCGGTGGCGTCGGAGGTGCTGGCCACGGAGCCGGCCCCGCTGGTCATCCGGATGCCGGTGAAGGAGGGGTGA